The Risungbinella massiliensis sequence TACTCTTTTGCTCCTAGGTGGCTGGCTCTGGGTAGCATATTTATACATAGACTATACACTAGAATCACCTGTTCGAGATGAAGTAGTTACGTTAGAAATCCCGCCAGACTCATCTGTGCAAAAAATTGGAGAGTTATTAGAAGAGAAGAATCTGATCCGAAACTCTATTTTTTTTCGGATTTATGCAAAGTATACAGATAATACGAACCTGATTGCTGGGGTCTACGAAGTAAATAAAGATGATGATCTAATCGCAATTTTAAAGAAGATCGCATCTGGAAAACAAGATGATGTGAAAATAACGATCCCAGAAGGCTTTAATGTCTATGAAATTGCTGATGTATTAGAGAAGCGAGGCTTTAACAAAGAAGCATTCTTGAAAGAAGTTGATCGGTCAGAAGCCAAGACAGAGATTGAAAAACGAATTAAGGACAATGAAGACAGATCCTTCAAGCTAGAAGGTTATTTATATCCAACTACATATAATTTTCGGAAAGATGCGACTCCTGAACTAATTGTAAACACAATGCTGGCTGAATTCCAAAAAAATTGGGA is a genomic window containing:
- the mltG gene encoding endolytic transglycosylase MltG, with amino-acid sequence MKWLMPVIYTLLLLGGWLWVAYLYIDYTLESPVRDEVVTLEIPPDSSVQKIGELLEEKNLIRNSIFFRIYAKYTDNTNLIAGVYEVNKDDDLIAILKKIASGKQDDVKITIPEGFNVYEIADVLEKRGFNKEAFLKEVDRSEAKTEIEKRIKDNEDRSFKLEGYLYPTTYNFRKDATPELIVNTMLAEFQKNWDKLDGDNLIKAGNLELDEAVIYASLVEKETMINEERPKIARVIYNRLKRPESFALNIDAATVYGIRMEENRVVKRLLDKDYAFSSPYNLYKQNPEYPESGLPPGPIANPRIQSLEAVLKPAKNYNAYFYQTKIENPAEHIFFETLAEHEAYRKKKAALQ